A DNA window from Amphiprion ocellaris isolate individual 3 ecotype Okinawa chromosome 8, ASM2253959v1, whole genome shotgun sequence contains the following coding sequences:
- the edn3b gene encoding endothelin-3b, with the protein MLFIILTLILLQGVMMSHALVKSEISSGDVTDSKEFVSASSQLSETAKSRQKRCTCYSYKDKECVYYCHLDIIWINTPERTVPYGMSSYRGPQRTRRAVDGQPSGRESANTPRCVCAVIGADPECNHFCLSSPLQDLSIKSLHRNPSLG; encoded by the exons ATGCTTTTCATAATACTGACATTAATCCTCCTACAAG GTGTCATGATGTCCCATGCCTTGGTCAAATCTGAGATCAGTTCTGGAGATGTCACAGACTCCAAAGAGTTTGTCTCTGCGAGTTCACAGCTGTCTGAAACTGCAAAGTCCAGACAAAAGCGCTGCACCTGTTATTCCTACAAGGATAAAGAGTGCGTGTACTACTGCCACTTGGATATCATCTGGATCAACACTCCCGA GCGCACTGTTCCCTATGGAATGTCGAGCTACAGAGGACCTCAGCGAACCAGACGTGCCGTTGATGGACAACCGTCTGGACGCGAGTCGGCAAATACGCCTCGCTGCGTTTGTGCCGTGATTGGTGCAGACCCTGAATGCAACCATTTTTGTCTGTCAAG CCCCCTGCAAGATCTGTCAATCAAGAGTCTCCACAGAAACCCCAGCCTCGGATGA